A part of Oncorhynchus kisutch isolate 150728-3 linkage group LG2, Okis_V2, whole genome shotgun sequence genomic DNA contains:
- the LOC116353385 gene encoding Golgi-associated kinase 1A-like, with protein sequence MALRVWSKICCKRWAVWAFLLLFTLSVVVINILPFPPSETRRLPSRGLSSAGAKGYRARARPRERASLAPHHQNHLPLPLKGHSGGWKQSDKVKESSKHHLVMALPKLDRRAASMTDERTHSNYKKNRKTKGIAFKRKEKKEMPPSSIRDKQHDTAPLTVNAVLIRHDGSHLTNCSGSTHPPPLPRQGNLHPAVTQTVEHSQSRPSTATLLLLGLSDSEHKCTPDEQRQDQGQTRQAGQAGKAGRKNLTKQQAVKKVPRELRKRDRQPSSGRKKTRPTAKTAEEPEKGSEGEAHWCKMSAGEREFPDTDTRSIRTGDPDCVPWLSKDDIHKMEFLSGSEVVSKARLPAHGQVLHVGLGAPHHPPSLGAPLADHSGHCQQGLCALIKRPDDWFEVFAFHLDRVLGLNRSLPTVLRDFHSDILPYKYTRGAARPVVWWDPGIQHLADDDNDQNSFPLTWPQYQSLLRARCGSGSGVALNETPCVGVHHAEWGHLALFDFLLQVNDRLDRYCCGFQPDPAEPCVENLLHTKCRNSKDLVLVHILVRRVEPTRLVFIDNAGRPNHPHDNLNFRLVEGIDEFPERAVSVLQSGCLESMLLSSLYMDKQFWESRGGARGLKPLIHTVEQRGRILLQHIHDKRLRLNRDL encoded by the exons GCCTTAAGAGTGTGGTCCAAGATCTGCTGCAAGAGGTGGGCAGTGTgggccttcctcctcctctttaccctgtctgtggtggtgatCAACATCCTCCCATTCCCCCCCTCTGAGACACGCAGGCTGCCCTCACGAGGCCTGAGCTCTGCTGGAGCCAAAGGGTATAGAGCGAGGGCAAGACCCAGGGAAAGGGCCTCATTGGCCCCTCACCACCAAAACcatcttcctctacccctcaaaGGTCACAGTGGAGGTTGGAAGCAGAGTGACAAAGTCAAAGAGTCCTCAAAGCATCACCTGGTCATGGCCCTTCCCAAACTGGATAGGAGAGCAGCTAGCATGACAGATGAGAGAACTCACAGCAACTACAAGAAGAATCGTAAAACTAAGGGCATCGCCTTCAAaaggaaagagaagaaagagatgcCGCCAAGTTCTATTAGAGACAAACAACATGATACCGCGCCATTGACAGTCAATGCTGTGCTAATAAGGCATGATGGAAGCCATCTAACCAACTGCAGTGGTTCCACCCATCCACCACCTCTTCCCAGACAAGGGAACCTCCACCCAGCCGTGACCCAGACTGTAGAGCACAGCCAGAGCCGCCCTTCTACTGCCACCCTTCTACTACTCGGTTTGTCTGACTCTGAGCACAAATGTACTCCAGATGAACAGAGGCAGGACCAGGGGCAaaccaggcaggcagggcaggcagggaAAGCAGGGAGGAAGAACCTAACCAAGCAGCAGGCTGTGAAAAAGGTCCCCAGAGAACTCAGGAAACGTGACAGACAGCCTTCGTCTGGGCGTAAAAAGACCCGGCCCACAGCAAAAACAGCAGAAGAGCCAGAGAAAGGGAGTGAGGGTGAGGCCCACTGGTGTAAGATGTCAGCTGGAGAGAGGGAGTTCCCAGACACTGACACACGGAGCATAAGGACTGGGGACCCTGACTGTGTGCCATGGCTCAGCAAGGACGACATTCACAAGATGGAGTTCCTCTCGGGCAGTGAGGTTGTCAGTAAGGCTAGGCTCCCAGCCCACGGACAGGTCCTCCATGTAGGGCTGGGTGCCCCTCATCATCCCCCTTCTCTTGGGGCTCCATTGGCTGACCACAGTGGGCACTGCCAACAGGGTCTGTGTGCCTTGATCAAACGTCCAGACGACTGGTTCGAAGTCTTCGCTTTCCATTTAGACCGTGTTCTCGGCTTGAACAGGAGTCTGCCCACAGTGCTCAGGGACTTCCACAGTGACATCCTGCCTTATAAATACACCAGAGGGGCAGCCAGACCCGTGGTGTGGTGGGACCCAGGAATCCAGCACCTGGCTGATGATGACAATGACCAGAACTCGTTCCCTCTCACCTGGCCCCAGTACCAGAGCCTGCTGAGGGCCAGGTGTGGAAGTGGCAGCGGCGTGGCCCTCAACGAGACCCCCTGTGTGGGGGTTCACCATGCGGAGTGGGGGCACCTGGCACTCTTTGACTTCCTCCTACAG GTGAATGATCGTCTGGACCGGTACTGCTGCGGTTTCCAGCCTGACCCAGCAGAACCATGTGTGGAGAACCTGCTACATACCAAGTGCAGGAACTCAAAGGATCTAGTGCTGGTGCACATCCTG GTGAGGAGGGTAGAGCCTACCAGACTGGTGTTTATAGACAATGCAGGCAGGCCAAATCATCCCCATGACAACCTCAACTTCCGCTTAGTAGAGGGCATCGATGA GTTTCCAGAGAGAGCTGTATCAGTTCTCCAGTCTGGCTGCTTGGAGAGCATGCTCCTGAGCTCTCTGTATATGGACAAGCAATTCTGGGAGAGCCGAGGGGGGGCACGTGGCCTGAAACCTCTCATCCACACTGTTGAGCAAAGAGGGAGGATACTGCTGCAGCACATCCACGACAAGAGACTGAGACTAAACAGGGATTTGTGA
- the LOC109901904 gene encoding protein O-linked-mannose beta-1,4-N-acetylglucosaminyltransferase 2, with product MRAASCRMNVAAILNGLLVSVVAALLWKYVRLSEHAAVLEEELQLTHQSQELSQARIDYHAALLALQEHGTRMVCTGKMHTDRICRFDYLCYCTEAEEFVFFHSNSSFMLPNLGPRRFQPALLDLSSVEDHNTQYFNFLELPAAALKFMPKPVFVPDVTLILNRFNPDNLMHVFHDDLLPIFYTMRQYSDLDDEARLVFMEGWGEGAHFDLYRLLSSKQPLLKEQLRNFGKLMCFTKSYVGLSKMTTWYQYGFVQPQGPKANILVSGNEIRQFASSLMEKLNITTRGGEESVAEEKDEYFVVFSRSINRLILNEAELILALVQEFQMRAVTVSLEEQNFPRIVKVISGASILVSMHGAQLVSSLFLPRGAIVVELFPYAVNPEQYTPYKTLASLPGMDLQYVAWRNMVEENSVAYPERPWEQGGIAHLDKEEQDHILTSKEVPRHLCCRNPEWLYRIYQDTIVDIPSLLEALRAIVKTRPNLKKAKPASTVHPGRVREPQCQTSVQATNEAKLTVSWQIPWNLKYLKVREVKYEVWIQEQGENTYMPYILPHQNYTFSENIKPFTTYLVWVRCIFNKNLLGPFADVLMCRT from the coding sequence ATGCGTGCGGCGAGCTGCAGGATGAACGTGGCGGCCATTCTGAATGGCCTGCTGGTGTCGGTGGTGGCAGCACTGCTCTGGAAGTACGTGAGGCTAAGTGAGCACGCCGCAGTACTGGAGGAGGAGCTGCAGCTGACCCATCAGTCCCAGGAGCTGTCCCAGGCCCGGATAGACTACCACGCCGCTCTGCTCGCCCTCCAGGAGCATGGCACCCGTATGGTCTGCACCGGCAAGATGCACACTGACCGCATCTGCCGCTTCGACTACCTGTGCTACTGCACCGAGGCTGAAGAGTTTGTCTTCTTCCACAGCAACTCCTCCTTCATGTTACCCAACCTGGGGCCCCGGCGCTTCCAGCCGGCCCTGCTGGACCTGTCCTCTGTGGAGGATCACAACACCCAGTACTTCAACTTCCTGGAGCTGCCCGCAGCTGCCCTCAAGTTCATGCCCAAGCCTGTGTTCGTCCCTGACGTCACCCTCATCCTCAACCGGTTCAATCCGGATAACCTTATGCACGTGTTCCACGATGACCTGCTGCCCATCTTCTACACCATGCGGCAGTACTCGGACCTGGACGATGAGGCCCGCCTGGTCTTCATGGAGGGCTGGGGTGAGGGCGCACACTTTGACCTCTACCGCCTGCTGAGCAGCAAGCAGCCACTTCTCAAAGAGCAGCTGAGGAACTTTGGCAAACTTATGTGCTTTACTAAGTCCTACGTGGGCTTGTCCAAGATGACCACATGGTACCAGTACGGCTTTGTCCAGCCACAGGGCCCCAAAGCCAACATCCTGGTCTCTGGGAACGAGATCCGGCAGTTTGCCTCATCGCTGATGGAGAAGCTCAATATCAccacgagaggaggagaggagagtgtagcGGAGGAAAAGGATGAGTACTTCGTAGTGTTCAGTCGCTCCATCAACAGACTCATCCTGAACGAAGCGGAGCTGATCCTGGCGTTAGTGCAGGAGTTCCAGATGAGAGCGGTGACTGTGTCTCTGGAGGAGCAGAACTTCCCCAGAATCGTCAAGGTCATCAGCGGGGCCTCCATATTGGTCAGCATGCACGGGGCCCagctggtctcctctctcttcctcccccggGGGGCCATCGTTGTGGAGCTCTTCCCCTATGCGGTCAACCCAGAGCAGTACACCCCTTACAAAACCCTGGCCTCTCTACCAGGCATGGACCTGCAGTATGTGGCCTGGAGGAACATGGTGGAGGAGAACTCTGTGGCCTACCCAGAGAGGCCTTGGGAGCAGGGAGGTATAGCCCACCTGGATAAGGAAGAGCAGGATCACATCCTGACCAGTAAGGAAGTACCCAGACACCTGTGCTGCCGCAACCCTGAGTGGCTCTATCGTATTTACCAGGACACCATAGTGGACATCCCTTCTTTACTAGAGGCTCTCAGAGCGATCGTGAAAACCAGGCCCAACCTGAAGAAGGCCAAGCCTGCCAGCACGGTCCACCCGGGCCGGGTCAGAGAGCCCCAGTGCCAGACATCGGTCCAGGCCACCAATGAGGCCAAGCTGACTGTGTCCTGGCAAATCCCCTGGAACCTGAAGTACCTGAAGGTCAGGGAAGTGAAGTACGAAGTGTGGATCCAGGAGCAAGGAGAGAACACGTACATGCCTTATATTCTCCCCCACCAGAACTATACCTTCTCTGAAAACATCAAACCCTTTACGACGTACCTGGTGTGGGTGCGCTGCATCTTTAACAAAAACCTCCTGGGGCCTTTTGCCGATGTACTCATGTGCAGGACATAA